The nucleotide window CTGAGGGTGGTCGCGGCAATGATGGCCGGGCCGATGCGATCACCCAGGTAGAGCGTCAGCAGCGGCAGGTTGCCCACCACCGCCATGGCGATGGCGATCCGCCGGGCGCGCCGCATGGGATCGGGCGCGCGGTGCCAGTCCAGCGCACCCAGCCGCCCCATGCTGGTCAGCGCCGAATCCAGCGTCGAGCCGGCACTGGTGACCATGATGCCGGTCACTAGCAAAAACAGCGGCAGGCCCAGCAGGCGCGCCACTGCCACCGCCGCCGAGCCATCCAGGCCATAGCTACGCGCGGCAATGCCCATCAAGCCAAAGACCACGATGATGGCACCGCCGATAGCGCCGGCGGCCCCAAACGCGCGCACCATGCGGCCGGGTGGGGTAATGAAGGCGCGATCGGTCAGCACCGGATCGTGGAACGGATAGCTCCAGATCTGCACGAACGCCAGCAGGGCAAAGGTCCAGCCGGCCGCCGAGTCCGCCGCGGCCACCTGGGGCCAACCCTGACCGTGCAGCGCCGGCGCGATCGCGCCCAGCACCAGCGCCAGCAGTACGCCCATCAGCACCATCTGCACGCCGTCGGTGAGCAGGCTGCCGCGCAGGCCGCTGCGCCAGGCGTAGGCGGTGGTGAAGGCGCTGAAAGCAGCGATCGCCAGCCAGTAGGTGGGGCTGCCCTCGGCCCCAAAAAACAGGCCTACCACCTTGGTATTAGACCAGATCTCGTTGAACAGCCGGATGGCCACGGCCAACAAGAACAGCTTGGCAGCGGCAGCGCCGTATTTGGCCGTCACAAACTGGCTCAGGGAGCGGTAG belongs to Cyanobacteria bacterium QS_8_64_29 and includes:
- a CDS encoding Na+/proline symporter translates to MEPYALFALAAVYALVVWRLVPARVTPQGFFAAASRSGEPPQFWPLVASATISWVFAKSLMNVANLSQAFGIAGAMGYGTYYLSFVVAGVALYLLRARGGYRSLSQFVTAKYGAAAAKLFLLAVAIRLFNEIWSNTKVVGLFFGAEGSPTYWLAIAAFSAFTTAYAWRSGLRGSLLTDGVQMVLMGVLLALVLGAIAPALHGQGWPQVAAADSAAGWTFALLAFVQIWSYPFHDPVLTDRAFITPPGRMVRAFGAAGAIGGAIIVVFGLMGIAARSYGLDGSAAVAVARLLGLPLFLLVTGIMVTSAGSTLDSALTSMGRLGALDWHRAPDPMRRARRIAIAMAVVGNLPLLTLYLGDRIGPAIIAATTLSGSMVVGLAPIVLLGFLPGGPASFHLAFWPGLLAGILLTAAPELFPAGLALGSGQYALDAGVNLAALGVCTLGRLAGALWAVRASNQPPA